The following proteins are encoded in a genomic region of Leifsonia psychrotolerans:
- a CDS encoding ferritin, giving the protein MSETSFNTLLSSQIGNEFAASQQYIAIAVWFDNHDLPQLAAHFYRQSIEERNHAMMLVQYRIDRDMGVEIPGVPAVVNQFATVVEPIALALAQEKQVTTQIEALFAAARRDGDALGEQAMLWFLKEQVEEVASMSTLLTIAERAGDNLFDIENFVAREHVGDGGVDADAPNAAGGAL; this is encoded by the coding sequence ATGAGTGAGACTTCCTTCAACACGCTTCTGTCCAGCCAAATCGGCAACGAGTTCGCCGCATCGCAGCAGTACATTGCGATCGCCGTCTGGTTCGACAACCATGATCTACCGCAGCTTGCCGCTCATTTCTACCGGCAGTCGATTGAAGAACGCAATCACGCGATGATGCTGGTGCAATACCGCATCGACCGCGATATGGGCGTCGAAATTCCGGGTGTGCCGGCAGTCGTCAACCAGTTCGCCACGGTGGTTGAGCCCATCGCACTGGCTCTCGCGCAGGAAAAGCAGGTGACGACTCAGATTGAGGCGCTCTTCGCTGCGGCCCGCCGGGACGGCGATGCACTCGGCGAACAGGCCATGCTCTGGTTCCTGAAAGAGCAGGTCGAGGAGGTCGCCTCGATGTCGACGCTGCTCACGATCGCCGAGCGAGCCGGAGACAACCTGTTCGACATCGAGAACTTCGTGGCTCGGGAGCACGTCGGAGACGGCGGCGTTGACGCCGACGCGCCGAACGCTGCCGGCGGAGCGCTCTAA
- a CDS encoding alkaline phosphatase family protein → MMPTSDLPDTTPPGATPPDGTTLPGEDGVLHSSRRSFLKATGIAAAGFAVGGVAGGAAGAAIGSAVASDRDQTPVPLDPRREPGFDHVVVLMFENRSFDNVLGWLYTPETVPAGQTFNGLAMGEYSNTAPDGTVIDAHVYTGSTDEIMRQPDPDPGEEYPHVNTQLFGVVDPSSNSNLHLHDVQAPFNAPKPGRRPDNSGFVRDYEINYTRLSEGTAPTTKELAVAMGGFSPAMLPVFSTLARSFAVYDSWFCAVPSQTFCNRSFFHAGTSHGFVTNQGEGGYAKWLDAPATPTIFNRLEEAGLSWRVYYDEAQLISFTGVLHAPVLEKYWKTNFRTMAQYHRDVADGNLPAYAFIEPRMTFNHNDMHPPVGRLAGTEVDGVDIFNGAHSDVRAGDALLHEVYSSIRSSATPSGSNANNTLFLVTFDEHGGTYDHVAPPDAVPPSKNDGAGEMGFTFDRLGCRVPAIAISAYTQAGTVINDVMHHSAVIRTLARLHGLSPLTDRDAGANDLFNLINRSTPRPASEWPDTHPAYTPPNPEAVPEPRDEDRARPLSSPATGLLGLLVARYGEPGQPIPRSYGEAFDALTQHGQGLFGTTD, encoded by the coding sequence ATGATGCCAACAAGCGACCTGCCAGACACGACACCGCCCGGCGCGACACCTCCAGACGGCACTACTCTGCCCGGCGAGGACGGCGTCCTGCACTCCTCACGCCGCTCCTTTCTGAAAGCGACGGGAATCGCCGCGGCAGGCTTCGCGGTGGGCGGGGTGGCCGGCGGCGCGGCCGGCGCGGCGATCGGCTCCGCCGTCGCATCCGATCGTGACCAGACCCCGGTGCCACTCGACCCCCGGCGCGAACCGGGCTTCGATCACGTCGTCGTTCTGATGTTCGAAAACCGCTCGTTCGACAATGTGCTCGGCTGGCTATACACACCCGAAACCGTGCCGGCCGGGCAGACCTTCAACGGCCTCGCAATGGGGGAGTACTCGAACACGGCTCCGGATGGCACCGTCATCGACGCCCACGTTTACACCGGCAGCACCGATGAGATCATGCGCCAGCCCGACCCGGACCCGGGCGAAGAGTATCCGCACGTCAATACTCAACTGTTCGGCGTCGTCGATCCGTCGTCGAATTCCAATTTGCATCTGCACGACGTGCAGGCACCATTCAATGCGCCGAAGCCCGGCCGGCGCCCCGACAACTCGGGCTTCGTACGCGATTATGAGATCAATTACACGCGTCTGAGCGAGGGCACGGCGCCGACGACGAAGGAACTCGCGGTGGCGATGGGTGGGTTCTCTCCCGCGATGCTGCCCGTCTTCTCGACCCTGGCGCGCAGCTTCGCGGTCTACGACTCGTGGTTTTGCGCGGTTCCGTCACAGACCTTCTGCAACCGATCGTTCTTTCATGCCGGAACCTCGCACGGGTTCGTCACGAACCAGGGCGAGGGCGGCTACGCAAAATGGCTCGACGCACCGGCCACGCCCACCATCTTCAACCGACTCGAGGAGGCGGGGCTCAGCTGGCGGGTCTATTACGACGAAGCCCAACTGATTTCGTTCACCGGTGTGCTGCACGCACCGGTGCTCGAGAAATACTGGAAGACGAATTTCCGCACGATGGCGCAGTACCACCGCGACGTCGCCGACGGGAATCTGCCCGCCTACGCCTTCATCGAACCGCGGATGACGTTCAACCACAACGACATGCATCCGCCGGTCGGCCGCCTGGCCGGGACCGAGGTCGACGGTGTCGACATCTTTAACGGTGCACACTCGGACGTGCGAGCCGGTGACGCCCTGTTGCACGAGGTCTACAGTTCAATCCGTTCAAGCGCCACGCCGAGTGGCTCAAACGCCAACAACACCCTGTTCTTGGTGACGTTTGACGAGCACGGCGGTACCTACGACCATGTCGCACCACCCGACGCCGTGCCACCGAGTAAGAACGACGGTGCCGGAGAGATGGGCTTCACCTTCGACCGGCTGGGCTGTCGGGTGCCGGCCATCGCCATCTCGGCCTACACGCAGGCCGGCACCGTGATCAACGACGTGATGCACCATTCAGCCGTGATCCGCACACTGGCCCGACTGCATGGATTGTCGCCGCTGACCGATCGTGACGCGGGGGCGAACGACCTGTTCAATCTGATCAACCGAAGCACGCCCCGCCCCGCATCCGAGTGGCCGGACACCCACCCCGCGTATACGCCGCCGAACCCGGAGGCGGTTCCCGAACCGCGCGACGAAGACCGTGCCCGCCCGCTCAGCTCCCCGGCGACAGGACTGCTCGGCCTGCTGGTGGCTCGCTATGGCGAGCCGGGTCAGCCGATCCCGCGCTCATACGGCGAGGCCTTCGACGCGCTGACTCAACACGGGCAGGGCCTGTTCGGCACCACGGACTGA
- a CDS encoding nitroreductase family deazaflavin-dependent oxidoreductase, translated as MSLVVSVVRAIIAPLTRTRLFRWAAPRLLPLAERLVTRVTANQVQVSGLLVPSLVLHSEGARSGIVRDTELMYTPDGNGRAIVAGTSFGRGLHPAWSYNLLAHPDASISVRGRHLNVRARLLTPAERDAAWRLIERQWPGYRAYERTSGRTVRLFELRPVREAPTPTR; from the coding sequence ATGTCGCTCGTCGTTTCAGTTGTTCGCGCCATCATCGCACCCCTGACGCGCACGCGCTTGTTCCGCTGGGCAGCGCCACGGCTGCTCCCACTCGCCGAACGCCTAGTCACACGCGTCACCGCCAATCAGGTTCAGGTGAGTGGGTTGCTGGTGCCCTCACTCGTCCTGCACAGCGAGGGTGCCCGTTCGGGTATCGTGCGCGACACCGAGCTCATGTACACGCCCGACGGCAACGGGCGGGCCATTGTCGCCGGCACGAGCTTTGGCCGAGGACTGCACCCCGCCTGGTCGTACAATCTGCTCGCGCATCCGGATGCGTCGATCAGCGTGCGCGGACGCCACCTGAACGTGCGCGCCCGCCTCCTCACCCCGGCCGAGCGCGACGCCGCCTGGCGCCTGATCGAGCGGCAGTGGCCGGGCTATCGCGCCTACGAGCGCACCTCGGGTCGCACGGTGCGACTGTTCGAGTTGCGTCCGGTTCGTGAGGCACCCACCCCCACTCGCTGA
- a CDS encoding MazG family protein yields MLVETVAKLRAPGGCPWDADQTHESLVKYLIEESHELIDAIESGNRDEMLEELGDVLYQVLFHADIAAHTRGEDFDIQDVAAAMTAKMVGRHPHVFGDVTLETADDVVAAWDDFKAEEKPHRTSVLDGIPQGMPALALADKVLGRAHKVGLLDADAAPSMVLGSEDELGPLLLAIVAAAKAQGFDSERALRSALRDLQAEIRATEAQSAGGGQVGAEVGTDPFDAGVIAFPSDD; encoded by the coding sequence ATTCTGGTCGAGACCGTTGCGAAGCTGCGCGCGCCCGGGGGCTGCCCGTGGGACGCCGATCAGACTCACGAGTCACTCGTGAAGTACCTGATCGAAGAGAGCCACGAACTGATCGATGCGATCGAGTCCGGCAATCGTGACGAGATGCTCGAAGAGCTCGGAGACGTGCTCTATCAGGTGCTCTTCCACGCCGATATTGCCGCGCACACTCGGGGCGAGGACTTCGATATTCAGGATGTCGCGGCTGCGATGACCGCGAAGATGGTGGGCCGGCATCCACACGTGTTCGGCGACGTCACCCTCGAAACCGCCGACGACGTGGTCGCAGCCTGGGACGATTTCAAGGCCGAGGAGAAGCCGCACCGCACGAGCGTGCTCGACGGTATTCCGCAGGGGATGCCGGCGCTGGCGCTGGCCGACAAGGTGCTGGGGCGTGCGCACAAGGTGGGCTTGCTCGACGCGGATGCCGCACCCTCGATGGTGCTCGGCAGCGAGGATGAACTCGGCCCGCTGCTGCTCGCGATCGTCGCCGCGGCGAAGGCCCAGGGATTTGACTCGGAGCGGGCTCTGCGCAGTGCCCTGCGCGACCTGCAGGCCGAGATTCGGGCGACAGAAGCGCAGTCGGCGGGAGGGGGCCAAGTCGGCGCCGAAGTCGGGACCGACCCGTTTGATGCGGGAGTAATCGCCTTCCCCAGCGACGACTAG
- a CDS encoding Na+/H+ antiporter NhaA, whose amino-acid sequence MTFIRSERYAAGILLAAAALGLLLANTSVGAGLLAAGNAHLSLGIPGLDLSARHWISDGLLAVFFFLVAVELKRELVIGDLNSVGKAALPAFAALGGVLIPAGIYLLMTAGSGLENGWPVPTATDIAFALGVLAVFGRGIPTRVRVFLLALAVLDDLVAILIIAFFFTQDPQLQFIGFAAITATAFGLVSRLLKPRSPWVLSRRPAWPIVLVLVALGVLTWYFTFLSGVHATIAGVVLGLVMARVPAGRAHHVLEPYSNGIVLPLFAFSAALVVIPQVSIGELSPAFWGILVALPVGKLLGITLAGWLGSRIAVRRDKPALKLPDIIMVACLGGIGFTVSLLMSELAFATDHEVVDEGTLAVLLGSGVSIVVAAIVVTMRGRSYRRIAALNHPERIPAPKK is encoded by the coding sequence ATGACTTTTATTCGATCCGAACGCTACGCGGCAGGAATTCTGCTTGCGGCAGCTGCCCTCGGCCTCCTCCTAGCCAATACCTCGGTCGGAGCGGGGCTCCTCGCGGCCGGCAATGCCCATCTCTCCCTCGGAATCCCCGGCCTCGATCTCTCGGCCCGGCACTGGATCAGCGACGGCCTGCTCGCCGTGTTCTTCTTTCTGGTCGCAGTCGAGCTCAAGCGTGAACTCGTCATCGGCGATCTGAACAGCGTCGGCAAGGCAGCTCTACCCGCTTTCGCCGCTCTCGGCGGTGTGCTTATTCCCGCCGGCATCTACCTTCTGATGACCGCCGGCAGCGGCCTGGAAAACGGATGGCCCGTGCCGACGGCCACCGACATCGCTTTCGCCCTCGGGGTGCTCGCGGTCTTCGGACGTGGCATCCCCACCCGGGTCCGCGTGTTCCTCCTCGCCCTCGCCGTGCTCGATGACCTCGTGGCCATCTTGATCATCGCGTTCTTCTTCACTCAAGACCCGCAGTTGCAGTTCATCGGCTTTGCTGCGATTACCGCGACCGCCTTTGGCCTCGTCAGCCGCCTGCTGAAGCCGCGCTCACCCTGGGTGCTCTCGCGTCGACCGGCCTGGCCGATCGTGCTCGTGCTCGTCGCGCTCGGCGTGCTCACCTGGTACTTCACGTTCCTCTCGGGCGTGCACGCCACGATCGCCGGGGTCGTGCTCGGCCTCGTGATGGCCCGGGTACCGGCCGGCCGCGCCCACCATGTGCTCGAACCGTACTCGAATGGCATCGTGCTGCCGCTGTTCGCGTTCTCGGCCGCCCTGGTCGTGATTCCGCAGGTCTCAATCGGCGAGCTGAGCCCGGCCTTCTGGGGCATCCTGGTCGCCCTACCTGTCGGCAAGCTGCTCGGCATCACGTTGGCCGGCTGGCTCGGCAGCCGGATTGCGGTACGACGCGACAAACCGGCACTGAAACTGCCTGACATCATCATGGTTGCGTGCCTGGGCGGAATCGGCTTCACCGTGTCGTTGCTGATGAGCGAGCTGGCCTTCGCCACCGACCACGAGGTCGTCGACGAGGGAACGTTGGCGGTGCTGCTCGGCTCGGGCGTCTCGATCGTCGTCGCCGCAATCGTCGTGACGATGCGCGGTCGGAGCTATCGCCGCATCGCCGCACTCAATCACCCCGAGCGGATCCCTGCGCCCAAGAAGTGA
- a CDS encoding DUF1648 domain-containing protein: MTWFVIAFPLVTLACVALLLLLMPSITRQTLPLGVSIPQERVGETVVTASVRRYRAGVLGSFVTAVILTLLLVSTAPVAAVIVPLFVFLLLSFGAYWLCRARIQRAKRDHNWYQDVPVRLSSTLTATGAAQRVSTPIGWYIAGVVILAAVAAVGVGRYDALPSPLPIHWNSAGVADGFATKSVWSVFGTLLIGIGMLSFLYLFARLTSRIPMRRVADYTVEQQTSIQQLMQSMIGQIAFVLALILSAISLHGWLAPEATGWAVAISILTPVLIFALIGVFVVRQRRVVLQVSVTAAGMVPQSGTPTRADSPDDDRYWKAGAFYLNRDDPALWVPKRFGVGWTVNLGHPAGIAILAIPVLIVVGVLMFGPGGVRLG; this comes from the coding sequence ATGACTTGGTTCGTTATCGCATTTCCCCTCGTCACCCTGGCTTGTGTGGCGCTCCTCCTGCTGCTGATGCCGTCGATCACTCGGCAGACGCTGCCGCTCGGAGTGAGCATCCCGCAGGAGCGTGTCGGTGAGACCGTCGTGACGGCCTCGGTGCGCCGCTACCGCGCGGGCGTGCTCGGCTCGTTCGTCACAGCGGTCATTCTGACGCTTCTTCTGGTCTCGACGGCGCCGGTCGCTGCCGTCATCGTGCCACTGTTCGTTTTTCTGCTGCTGTCCTTCGGCGCCTATTGGCTGTGCCGCGCACGCATCCAGCGAGCCAAGCGGGACCACAACTGGTACCAGGATGTTCCGGTGCGGCTGAGCTCAACACTCACGGCCACGGGTGCGGCGCAGCGAGTATCGACGCCGATCGGCTGGTACATCGCCGGCGTGGTCATCCTGGCTGCCGTGGCGGCCGTGGGAGTGGGGAGGTACGACGCATTGCCCAGCCCCCTTCCGATTCATTGGAACTCGGCGGGCGTCGCAGACGGATTCGCGACCAAGTCGGTGTGGTCCGTCTTCGGCACGCTGCTCATCGGCATCGGAATGCTCAGCTTTCTCTATCTTTTCGCCCGGCTCACGAGCCGTATTCCGATGCGCAGAGTCGCCGATTACACCGTCGAGCAGCAGACATCCATTCAGCAGCTGATGCAGTCGATGATCGGACAGATCGCCTTCGTGCTCGCCCTGATTCTTAGTGCGATCAGCCTGCACGGCTGGCTTGCTCCCGAGGCGACGGGCTGGGCCGTGGCTATTTCGATCCTGACGCCGGTGCTGATTTTTGCGCTGATCGGCGTGTTCGTCGTGCGTCAGCGCCGCGTCGTGCTGCAGGTCTCGGTGACGGCCGCGGGCATGGTGCCGCAGTCGGGCACTCCGACGCGGGCCGACAGCCCCGACGACGATCGCTACTGGAAGGCCGGAGCGTTCTATCTGAACCGCGACGACCCGGCGCTCTGGGTGCCCAAGCGTTTCGGCGTGGGGTGGACGGTCAACCTGGGGCACCCGGCGGGGATCGCGATTCTCGCCATACCGGTGCTGATCGTCGTGGGCGTCCTCATGTTCGGCCCTGGTGGCGTTCGCCTCGGTTAG
- a CDS encoding GntR family transcriptional regulator, with the protein MQIEIDPLSAVPLYQQIRDSTVDAIAAGELVPGEQLASVRQVALGFGINVQTVTKAYDALRREGFIRTNHKSGSVIARGPADPGADPGADPAFVGEWADRLATLLAEAVAQGVGDAEILGRVESQLGSFAERRAAASAAEAASSAASTTTGKS; encoded by the coding sequence ATGCAGATTGAGATCGATCCGCTCTCCGCGGTTCCTCTGTATCAGCAGATCCGCGACAGCACGGTTGATGCGATCGCCGCCGGCGAACTCGTGCCGGGGGAGCAGCTCGCCTCGGTACGCCAGGTGGCGCTCGGTTTCGGCATCAACGTGCAGACCGTGACGAAGGCCTATGATGCCCTGCGTCGGGAGGGCTTCATTCGCACGAACCACAAGTCGGGTTCCGTCATCGCACGTGGACCGGCCGACCCGGGTGCCGACCCGGGCGCCGACCCGGCATTCGTCGGCGAGTGGGCCGATCGACTCGCCACGCTGCTGGCCGAAGCCGTCGCGCAGGGAGTCGGCGACGCCGAGATTCTCGGCCGGGTTGAGAGTCAACTCGGCTCATTCGCCGAACGCCGTGCCGCGGCATCCGCAGCCGAAGCGGCCAGCAGTGCAGCATCCACCACTACCGGAAAGTCCTAG